The DNA sequence CAGCATTTTCGTATCTGAAGATCGACTTCAGCGATTTACCGATCCTGCTTTCATTTTTCCTTTACGGTCCAGCCGGCGGAATCATCTCCGCTGTCATCCGATCCGTTTTGCACTACCTTCAAACAGGCGGGGATATGGGATATCCAATCGGAGACTTCGCAAGTCTGTTGGCGACGCTCTCTTACACGTTACCTGTCTACTACCTATTGAACAAAGCTAAAACAAAAACAGCCGTCATTTTGGCGCTGTTGACGGGTACTTTGGTTCTGACGGTTGTCTTATCGGTAGCCAACTGGTTCATCATCACCCCGTTATACATGTATCTGTTGAATTTTGAAATGGGTTCTGTCAAAGAGCTGGTATTGGCTGGCATA is a window from the Trichococcus shcherbakoviae genome containing:
- a CDS encoding ECF transporter S component — encoded protein: MQQNKTKRLVGISLFGALAFVLMFIAFPVIPAFSYLKIDFSDLPILLSFFLYGPAGGIISAVIRSVLHYLQTGGDMGYPIGDFASLLATLSYTLPVYYLLNKAKTKTAVILALLTGTLVLTVVLSVANWFIITPLYMYLLNFEMGSVKELVLAGIVPFNIIKGLVVSAVILLVMPKLKPWLAHNKVPFAQ